Proteins encoded together in one Olsenella timonensis window:
- a CDS encoding response regulator transcription factor has translation MDSQILVVDDEREIVELVSALLEGEGYAVIPCYDGDEALRQINHATFDLAILDVMLPGHDGFELCRAIRKKTSCPIIMLTARDTEVDKVMGLSLGADDYVSKPFLPLEFVARVKAQLRRYRNYGGEQRGEAEGDVWRIRGLVVDGRRHVCTVNYREVHLTKTEFAILLELCRAQGSVVSSDDLYYRVFGEEYYAKGSGSVAVHIRHLREKMGDSGDGRGFIKTVWGCGYRLD, from the coding sequence TTGGATAGTCAAATTCTCGTCGTTGATGACGAGCGTGAAATCGTAGAGCTCGTCAGTGCCCTACTCGAGGGCGAGGGCTACGCCGTTATCCCGTGCTATGACGGCGACGAGGCCCTTCGGCAAATCAATCACGCCACATTCGACCTTGCGATCCTCGACGTTATGCTGCCCGGCCACGATGGCTTTGAGCTCTGCCGTGCCATCCGCAAGAAAACCTCTTGCCCCATCATCATGCTCACCGCCCGCGACACCGAGGTCGACAAGGTGATGGGCCTTTCCCTGGGCGCCGACGACTACGTCTCCAAACCGTTTCTGCCCCTGGAGTTTGTCGCCCGAGTCAAAGCGCAGCTAAGGCGCTATCGAAACTACGGTGGTGAGCAGCGAGGCGAGGCAGAGGGAGACGTGTGGCGCATCAGGGGCCTTGTCGTTGACGGCCGTCGGCACGTGTGCACCGTGAATTATCGCGAGGTACATCTCACCAAGACGGAGTTTGCGATTCTCTTAGAGCTTTGCCGGGCTCAAGGCTCCGTTGTGAGTTCCGATGACCTGTACTACCGGGTCTTCGGTGAGGAGTATTACGCGAAGGGCAGCGGGTCTGTCGCCGTGCACATCAGGCATCTGAGAGAGAAGATGGGAGACAGCGGAGATGGCAGGGGATTCATCAAAACCGTGTGGGGATGCGGGTATCGGCTCGACTAA
- a CDS encoding sensor histidine kinase KdpD has translation MPEWTRRIIVSAIVAAAAILLVLWVLDTVFNGVLANWFEDTFAPTLWYQDYSDGPRYLKTVLNLDLMKMVLVSFIVLISSFWALAMVRTGRRIDAAAREETAREATVYAEAVFSAGAPLGREVPAHFEQLAFVLERERAAREQAARAARDEVERKNDLVAYLAHDLKTPLTSVIGYADMLVEDPGMPSERRSRYASAIRSKGLRLEGLIDEFFEIARYNLQHIELTMGRVDLGLLAEQLREEMYPAAARHGNDLAFDVPRGTFVEGDADKLARAIGNVLRNAVAYSYEGTPIRMTCDEDASEVVLSAENDGPTIPSRKLSSIFDRFYRIDTDRSSAKGGAGLGLAIAREIIERHGGTIGASSEDERTVFTVRLPREAPSDSVR, from the coding sequence ATGCCGGAGTGGACACGCAGGATTATCGTCTCCGCTATCGTTGCCGCGGCTGCGATTCTGCTGGTCCTCTGGGTGCTCGACACCGTCTTCAACGGGGTGCTCGCCAACTGGTTTGAGGATACGTTCGCCCCGACGCTCTGGTACCAAGACTACTCGGATGGTCCACGGTACCTCAAGACGGTGCTCAACCTCGACCTGATGAAGATGGTGCTCGTGTCGTTTATCGTGCTGATTTCCTCGTTCTGGGCGCTTGCCATGGTGCGCACGGGGCGCCGCATCGACGCCGCAGCACGCGAGGAGACCGCACGCGAAGCCACCGTGTACGCAGAGGCCGTCTTCTCGGCCGGAGCCCCTCTGGGCAGGGAGGTGCCCGCGCACTTCGAGCAGCTCGCATTCGTCCTTGAGCGGGAGAGGGCTGCTCGGGAGCAGGCGGCCCGGGCCGCTCGCGACGAGGTTGAGCGCAAGAACGATCTGGTGGCCTATCTCGCGCACGACCTCAAGACGCCGCTCACCTCGGTCATCGGGTACGCCGACATGCTCGTCGAGGACCCGGGCATGCCCAGCGAGCGAAGATCCCGCTACGCCTCGGCGATCAGGTCGAAGGGCCTCAGGCTCGAGGGGCTCATCGACGAGTTCTTCGAGATCGCCCGCTACAACCTGCAGCACATCGAGCTCACCATGGGACGCGTCGACCTCGGCCTGCTCGCCGAGCAGCTGCGCGAGGAGATGTATCCGGCTGCCGCTCGGCACGGCAACGACCTGGCCTTCGACGTTCCGCGGGGAACTTTTGTCGAGGGAGATGCGGATAAGCTCGCCCGTGCCATCGGGAACGTCCTGCGCAACGCCGTGGCCTACAGCTACGAGGGCACGCCGATACGAATGACCTGCGACGAGGATGCCTCCGAGGTGGTGCTGTCGGCGGAAAACGATGGGCCGACCATCCCGTCGCGCAAGCTTTCATCCATCTTCGACCGGTTCTACCGAATCGACACGGATCGCTCGTCCGCAAAAGGCGGAGCGGGTCTGGGGCTCGCCATCGCGCGTGAGATCATCGAGCGCCATGGCGGGACAATCGGGGCATCGAGCGAAGACGAGAGAACCGTCTTCACGGTCCGTCTTCCCCGCGAGGCGCCGAGCGATTCCGTGCGTTAA
- a CDS encoding D-alanine--D-alanine ligase family protein — MKRKRVAVLFGGRSSEYDVSLETAAAVLAHIDRTAFEVVPVWIERESGAWNIVPDGVPAEETARWLEAAPRTRAVLSPDRFTRGLVLLAGRSPLRAVQLDAALPLLHGKNGEDGTVQGAFELAGIPVVGCGAECSAICMDKRLAHLVAEAAGVPAPRSLLVRKRDFERTGAPDGASSVGFPCLVKPVRSGSSIGISLVGSASGLDAALRLAFERDDEALVEERIEGFEVGVAVLEQRGELVCGEPDEIEISEGFFDFHEKYSLETSSIHVPARIPAPERAGVQALARRVFRALGCRGFARVDFFRAADGRLLFNEVNTVPGFTAHSRFPMMMAAAGWTFERTVNEILAEGVDR, encoded by the coding sequence ATGAAGCGCAAACGCGTCGCCGTGCTGTTCGGCGGCAGGTCGAGCGAATACGACGTCTCGCTCGAGACCGCTGCGGCGGTTCTGGCGCACATAGACCGCACGGCATTCGAGGTCGTTCCGGTGTGGATCGAGCGCGAGAGCGGCGCCTGGAACATCGTGCCCGACGGCGTACCGGCCGAGGAGACCGCTCGGTGGCTTGAGGCGGCCCCTCGCACCCGCGCGGTCCTCTCCCCGGACCGCTTCACGCGCGGACTCGTGCTGCTCGCGGGGAGGAGCCCGCTTCGGGCCGTGCAGCTCGACGCGGCGCTGCCGCTCCTGCACGGCAAGAACGGCGAGGACGGCACGGTGCAGGGCGCCTTCGAGCTCGCCGGCATCCCGGTGGTCGGCTGCGGGGCGGAGTGCTCGGCCATCTGCATGGACAAGCGGCTCGCGCATCTTGTCGCCGAGGCGGCCGGGGTGCCCGCCCCGCGGTCGCTCCTGGTGCGCAAGCGGGACTTCGAGCGTACGGGCGCGCCGGACGGAGCCTCTTCGGTCGGGTTCCCCTGCCTCGTGAAGCCGGTGCGGTCCGGGTCGTCGATTGGCATCTCGCTTGTCGGAAGCGCGTCCGGGCTCGACGCGGCGCTGAGGCTCGCCTTCGAGCGCGACGACGAGGCGCTCGTCGAGGAGCGCATCGAAGGGTTCGAGGTGGGCGTCGCGGTCCTCGAGCAGCGGGGCGAGCTCGTGTGCGGCGAGCCGGACGAGATCGAGATCTCCGAGGGATTCTTCGACTTCCATGAGAAGTACTCGCTCGAGACGTCGAGCATACACGTCCCGGCCCGCATTCCCGCACCGGAGCGGGCCGGGGTCCAGGCGCTCGCCCGGCGCGTGTTCCGCGCCCTCGGCTGTCGCGGGTTCGCGCGGGTCGATTTCTTCCGCGCTGCGGATGGGCGCCTCCTCTTCAACGAGGTGAACACGGTTCCCGGGTTCACGGCGCACAGCAGGTTCCCGATGATGATGGCGGCGGCCGGTTGGACGTTCGAGCGCACCGTGAACGAGATCCTCGCCGAGGGGGTGGACCGATGA
- a CDS encoding D-alanyl-D-alanine carboxypeptidase family protein, with translation MSGDILLERAAARAMHGLVSAVGGDGSVLAVSGFRSREEQAAIWDEAVAESGVSFARSYVARPGCSEHETGLAVDVTLSTEPYDFIRPSFPDEGVGREFRRRAARFGFIERYRAGEEPVTGIAAEPWHFRYVGAHAPVIEQLDLPLETYVARLRRETSAERPLRARGLLIWWQPEGEPIPRTSFPLIGASVTNEGGVVLVGRGGHGA, from the coding sequence GTGAGCGGCGACATCCTGCTGGAGCGCGCCGCCGCCCGCGCGATGCACGGACTGGTCTCGGCCGTCGGCGGTGACGGCTCCGTCCTGGCTGTCAGCGGGTTCAGGAGCCGCGAGGAGCAGGCGGCCATCTGGGACGAGGCCGTCGCCGAGAGCGGCGTCTCCTTCGCGCGGTCGTACGTCGCGCGGCCGGGGTGCAGCGAGCACGAGACGGGGCTCGCGGTCGACGTGACGCTCTCGACGGAGCCGTACGACTTCATCCGGCCGAGCTTCCCGGACGAGGGCGTCGGACGCGAGTTCAGGAGGCGCGCCGCCCGGTTCGGCTTCATCGAGCGCTACCGTGCGGGGGAGGAGCCCGTGACGGGCATCGCCGCCGAGCCCTGGCACTTCCGCTACGTCGGGGCGCACGCGCCGGTTATCGAGCAGCTCGACCTCCCCCTCGAGACGTACGTGGCGCGTCTCAGGAGGGAGACCTCGGCGGAGCGTCCGCTGCGTGCGCGCGGTCTGCTCATATGGTGGCAGCCGGAGGGCGAGCCGATTCCGCGGACGTCCTTTCCGCTAATCGGGGCGTCCGTCACCAACGAGGGCGGCGTCGTCTTGGTCGGGCGCGGCGGCCATGGGGCGTGA
- a CDS encoding acyltransferase → MGRDARRDVWVDRFRPVAASMVVAIHTGPLADVSPMLNKALVYGAFRVAVPFFLMVAGRYVLAPFLKHLPGSRERARRYARRAVATYLLATVAYLPLMAYAGNLPGSAPSFLRWLLIDGTVYHLWYFPALVLGLAVCFALSRLGSRAAFAAAAGLYLVGVGGDSYFGAVGATGPLKPLYGALFSCVGYARNGLLYAPLFLMLGAASRPAEEGVRARDGALLAASLLAVATEACLTSALGWQRHDSMYLSLPFASWFLFRTLLSARPRARCPLDAAAPASEAVYLVHPYAIVAVRGAARLVPVLASPAPLFSAALALSFAAAMGASHAAPAVGSAAAKALKAARGIIR, encoded by the coding sequence ATGGGGCGTGACGCGCGGCGCGACGTGTGGGTGGACCGCTTCCGCCCCGTCGCCGCCTCCATGGTCGTCGCCATCCACACGGGCCCGCTCGCGGACGTCTCGCCGATGCTGAACAAGGCGTTGGTCTACGGCGCCTTCCGCGTCGCCGTGCCGTTCTTCCTCATGGTCGCGGGGCGCTACGTCCTGGCCCCCTTCCTGAAGCACCTCCCCGGATCGCGAGAGCGGGCGCGCCGCTACGCGCGGCGCGCGGTTGCGACCTACCTCTTAGCTACGGTGGCATATCTTCCCTTGATGGCCTACGCGGGAAACCTCCCCGGGAGCGCCCCCTCGTTCCTGCGTTGGCTCCTCATCGACGGCACCGTCTATCACCTATGGTATTTCCCGGCTCTCGTCCTCGGGCTGGCGGTCTGCTTCGCGCTTTCCCGCCTCGGCTCGAGGGCGGCGTTCGCGGCGGCTGCGGGACTCTACCTCGTGGGGGTCGGCGGCGACAGCTATTTCGGTGCGGTCGGGGCGACGGGTCCTCTCAAACCTCTATACGGCGCCCTGTTCTCCTGCGTGGGATACGCGCGCAACGGGCTGCTCTACGCCCCGCTGTTCCTGATGCTCGGGGCTGCGAGCCGGCCTGCCGAGGAGGGGGTTCGCGCCCGTGACGGCGCGCTACTCGCCGCGTCGCTGCTCGCCGTCGCGACGGAGGCGTGCCTCACATCCGCGCTCGGGTGGCAGCGACATGACAGCATGTACCTCTCCCTCCCGTTTGCGTCGTGGTTCCTGTTCCGCACTTTGCTGTCCGCCCGCCCGCGGGCTCGGTGCCCCCTCGATGCGGCTGCGCCGGCATCGGAGGCCGTCTACCTCGTCCATCCCTATGCCATCGTCGCGGTGCGCGGCGCGGCGCGCCTCGTCCCGGTCCTCGCGTCTCCTGCCCCGCTCTTCTCCGCAGCGCTCGCGCTCTCGTTCGCAGCCGCCATGGGGGCATCGCATGCCGCGCCCGCCGTCGGTTCCGCCGCCGCGAAGGCTCTGAAAGCGGCCAGAGGCATTATCCGCTGA
- a CDS encoding D-alanine--D-alanine ligase family protein, protein MATVAILFGGVSTEHDISLRSAGNVISQLPRDRFRPMLIGITRSGAWFHYTGDAADVVTGAWERHDCAPVALVPGCGPEARGGLMERAGDGWRRLDVDVALPVLHGRGGEDGTVQGALEACGIPYVGCGVLASAVCMDKDVSHRLAAAAGVRSPRCAVLYRGAPDAVRREAVACCGGFPVFVKPARGGSSIGVSRAADEASYEEALGAAFALDEKVAVEEAVEGIEVGCAIVGDAVRGVRMGAIDEIVVPDNGFFRIHLEESPDANTELRCPADLPDDVLERVRAEGRTVYEALGCSGFARVDLFVTPEGEVVFNEVNSTPGLTRYSRFPRMMRAAGHELGDVLAEIVTARIDRRPQ, encoded by the coding sequence ATGGCCACTGTCGCCATTCTCTTCGGTGGCGTCTCCACCGAGCACGATATCTCGCTGAGGTCTGCCGGCAACGTGATTTCCCAGCTTCCGCGCGACCGGTTCCGCCCGATGCTCATCGGCATCACGCGCTCTGGCGCGTGGTTCCATTACACGGGCGATGCGGCGGACGTGGTCACCGGTGCTTGGGAGCGGCACGACTGCGCCCCGGTGGCGCTCGTGCCCGGCTGCGGCCCCGAGGCGCGCGGCGGCTTGATGGAGCGTGCCGGGGACGGCTGGCGCCGCCTCGACGTCGACGTCGCGCTGCCGGTGCTCCACGGCCGGGGCGGCGAGGACGGCACGGTGCAGGGTGCGCTCGAGGCCTGCGGAATCCCGTACGTGGGGTGCGGCGTGCTGGCATCTGCGGTCTGCATGGACAAGGACGTCTCGCACCGCCTGGCGGCCGCCGCGGGCGTGCGCTCCCCGCGCTGCGCCGTGCTCTACCGCGGCGCCCCGGACGCGGTGCGCCGCGAGGCGGTGGCGTGCTGCGGCGGGTTCCCCGTGTTCGTGAAGCCGGCGCGCGGCGGCTCGTCCATCGGCGTCTCGAGGGCGGCGGACGAGGCCTCGTATGAGGAAGCGCTCGGGGCCGCCTTCGCCCTCGACGAGAAGGTCGCCGTCGAGGAGGCCGTCGAGGGCATCGAGGTGGGGTGTGCGATCGTGGGCGACGCTGTCCGAGGCGTCCGGATGGGCGCGATCGACGAGATCGTCGTTCCGGACAACGGCTTCTTCCGCATCCACCTGGAGGAGAGCCCGGACGCCAACACCGAGCTCCGCTGCCCGGCGGACCTGCCGGACGATGTGCTCGAGCGCGTGCGCGCGGAGGGGCGCACGGTGTACGAGGCGCTCGGATGCTCGGGCTTCGCGCGCGTCGACCTCTTCGTGACGCCCGAGGGCGAGGTCGTGTTCAACGAGGTCAACTCGACGCCGGGCCTCACGCGCTATTCCCGCTTCCCCCGGATGATGCGCGCCGCCGGCCATGAGCTGGGCGACGTGCTGGCAGAGATCGTCACAGCAAGGATTGACCGCCGACCGCAGTGA
- the alr gene encoding alanine racemase yields the protein MGWNEGRSGAPEPLGIPADARAWVEVDFPVLAANYRRIVRVLPCGCEAMAVLKADAYGHGAAAAARALGGAGCRSACVATLQEAVQLREAGFPGALLVLGWTPPELVPVAVRYRVALAAADEEHARALAASAERSDVEAVVHLAVDTGMHRLGSDWDDPDAVVRAFRLPGARVRGVFSHLAAADGATARDQRATTVQIQRFSWLVNELRRRGLTFCAHLASSYGALRYPRACFDAVRVGIALYGVSSAPDEPLPAELGLEPVLSLRARVACVRRVPAGEGVGYGLLESSPAERCIAIVAIGYADGVPRSLSGSASILVSGERCPVVGRVCMDQLMVDVTGVGGVSPGDVVTLIGRDGSGEIRVEEVAKAAGTISNEVLSRLGRRLPRTFAETDAAG from the coding sequence ATGGGCTGGAACGAAGGCCGCTCCGGTGCGCCGGAACCACTAGGAATCCCAGCGGATGCCCGGGCGTGGGTCGAGGTCGACTTCCCCGTCCTTGCGGCCAACTATAGGCGCATCGTTCGCGTGCTGCCGTGCGGCTGCGAGGCGATGGCCGTGCTCAAGGCCGACGCCTACGGGCACGGCGCCGCGGCGGCGGCGCGGGCGCTCGGGGGCGCGGGGTGCCGATCGGCATGCGTCGCCACCCTTCAGGAGGCCGTCCAGCTGAGGGAAGCGGGGTTCCCCGGTGCCCTCCTCGTGCTCGGGTGGACCCCGCCCGAGCTCGTCCCCGTCGCCGTTCGGTACCGCGTCGCGCTCGCCGCGGCGGACGAGGAGCACGCCCGGGCGCTGGCGGCCTCTGCGGAGCGGTCGGACGTCGAGGCGGTCGTCCATCTCGCCGTCGACACGGGCATGCACCGACTCGGGTCCGACTGGGACGACCCTGACGCCGTCGTCCGCGCGTTCCGCCTGCCCGGCGCGCGGGTTCGCGGCGTGTTCTCGCACCTCGCTGCGGCAGACGGGGCTACCGCGCGCGACCAGCGGGCCACGACCGTCCAGATTCAAAGGTTCTCGTGGCTCGTGAACGAGCTCAGGCGCCGCGGGCTCACCTTCTGCGCGCACCTGGCGAGCAGCTACGGCGCCCTGCGCTATCCCCGCGCGTGCTTCGACGCCGTGCGCGTCGGCATCGCCCTCTACGGGGTCTCGAGCGCGCCTGATGAGCCCCTGCCGGCGGAGCTCGGCCTCGAGCCCGTCCTCTCCCTGCGCGCCCGTGTGGCATGCGTGCGCCGCGTCCCGGCGGGAGAGGGCGTGGGATACGGGCTGCTGGAATCCTCGCCGGCCGAGCGCTGCATCGCGATCGTCGCCATCGGCTATGCCGACGGTGTCCCTCGCTCCCTCTCCGGTTCTGCGTCGATTCTCGTTTCCGGCGAGCGCTGCCCGGTGGTCGGCCGCGTATGCATGGACCAGCTGATGGTCGACGTGACCGGCGTCGGGGGCGTGTCGCCCGGAGACGTCGTGACCCTGATCGGCCGCGACGGTTCGGGTGAAATTCGTGTCGAGGAGGTTGCCAAGGCCGCGGGGACCATCAGCAATGAGGTGCTCTCCCGTTTGGGGAGGAGGTTGCCGAGGACCTTCGCCGAGACCGATGCCGCTGGCTGA
- a CDS encoding RNA polymerase sigma factor, whose translation MILPRTKPIALSRNEAIETDVPPSIADAITEMKRESWRIERREKRHTLSLDAMASSPACSSHESHPELRLLRRCSDSELLRALFMLTGIQLRRLLMHAVAQLSIREIARREGCSERAVKYSLARARRRMRELLGVLD comes from the coding sequence ATGATCCTTCCCCGCACCAAGCCCATCGCGCTTTCAAGAAATGAGGCCATCGAGACGGACGTGCCCCCGTCGATTGCCGATGCCATAACCGAAATGAAGCGCGAATCATGGAGAATTGAACGCCGTGAGAAGCGGCACACCCTTAGCCTAGATGCTATGGCATCCTCGCCCGCCTGTTCAAGCCATGAATCACATCCCGAGCTAAGACTGCTCCGCAGATGTAGCGACAGTGAGCTGTTGCGCGCGCTGTTCATGCTTACCGGCATTCAGCTCCGTCGCCTTCTCATGCACGCGGTAGCGCAGCTCTCCATCAGAGAGATTGCCCGGCGGGAAGGGTGCTCGGAGCGTGCCGTCAAGTACAGCCTCGCGAGGGCGAGGCGGAGGATGAGGGAACTACTTGGAGTCTTAGATTGA
- a CDS encoding TetR/AcrR family transcriptional regulator — translation MTRRAGAVPEETRAALVAAARREFAEHGYGSASIRSICSAAGVTTGALYFFFRNKEELFEAVVSPLMDRVTGLLGAHHRGELADGIVRRAADGGASVGRAEPGRLPCGELDDVGTAEALVRAVYRNRETAEIVVGNRDVPCVARFFDSVVSALDRQTEALLAQWDPRLSQASSFGAGMVHWYSHQQVGVVLYALEHGLSEEAALAHARSTTEALVAGFYANAAHAAAELGIMAGPLEADLPWGAKLSISPATPQSPRGGTGEA, via the coding sequence ATGACGAGAAGGGCCGGGGCAGTCCCCGAGGAGACGCGCGCGGCGCTCGTCGCGGCGGCCCGTCGGGAGTTCGCCGAGCACGGTTACGGCAGCGCGTCGATCCGCTCCATCTGCTCGGCGGCCGGGGTCACCACGGGGGCGCTCTACTTCTTCTTCCGGAACAAGGAGGAACTGTTCGAGGCCGTCGTCTCCCCGCTCATGGACCGCGTGACGGGGCTCCTCGGCGCGCACCACCGGGGGGAGCTCGCTGACGGGATAGTGCGGCGCGCCGCAGACGGCGGGGCGTCGGTCGGACGTGCGGAGCCCGGGCGCCTCCCGTGCGGAGAGCTCGACGACGTGGGCACGGCGGAGGCTCTCGTCAGGGCCGTCTACCGAAACCGCGAGACGGCGGAGATCGTGGTCGGCAACCGCGACGTGCCATGCGTCGCTCGCTTCTTCGACAGCGTCGTCTCCGCGCTGGACCGCCAGACCGAGGCGCTTCTCGCGCAGTGGGACCCCAGGCTGTCCCAGGCTTCGTCCTTCGGCGCAGGGATGGTGCACTGGTACTCGCATCAGCAGGTCGGCGTCGTCCTCTACGCGCTGGAGCACGGCCTCTCCGAGGAGGCGGCCCTCGCGCACGCCCGGTCGACCACCGAGGCGCTCGTCGCGGGCTTCTACGCTAACGCCGCGCACGCCGCCGCGGAACTCGGGATCATGGCCGGCCCCCTCGAGGCCGACCTCCCGTGGGGGGCGAAGCTGTCCATCTCCCCAGCGACGCCGCAGTCTCCCAGAGGGGGGACGGGCGAGGCATAG
- a CDS encoding ABC transporter ATP-binding protein, whose translation MEKRKRWDGAPLVRLRGVRKSYGEGPARVDVLKGIDLEIARGEVAVVLGASGSGKSTLLNVVGGLDPADDGSVEVCGERLDGAGERELASFRRRRLGFVFQSYNLIGDLTVAENVEVCRHLASDPLDASELMGAVGLSGLERRFPGQLSGGQQQRVAIARAVAKNPELLLCDEPTGALDTMTSHDVLDLISRIRDEYGTTVVMVTHNEGIAPMADRVVRVRDGLIVSDLANERPVPASDLVW comes from the coding sequence ATGGAAAAGAGAAAACGCTGGGACGGAGCGCCGCTCGTCAGGCTGAGGGGCGTGCGAAAGTCCTACGGCGAGGGACCTGCGCGCGTGGACGTGCTGAAAGGAATCGACCTGGAGATCGCCCGCGGCGAGGTCGCGGTCGTGCTGGGGGCGTCGGGCTCGGGCAAGTCGACGCTGCTCAACGTGGTCGGAGGGCTCGACCCCGCGGACGACGGGTCAGTTGAGGTCTGCGGCGAGCGGCTCGACGGGGCGGGGGAGCGCGAGCTCGCGTCCTTCAGGCGCCGCCGCCTCGGCTTCGTCTTCCAGAGCTACAACCTCATCGGAGACCTGACCGTCGCGGAGAACGTCGAGGTGTGCCGCCACCTTGCCAGCGACCCCCTCGACGCCTCCGAGCTGATGGGTGCCGTCGGGCTCTCGGGCCTCGAGCGGCGCTTCCCGGGGCAGCTGTCCGGCGGCCAGCAGCAGCGCGTCGCCATCGCCCGGGCCGTGGCGAAGAACCCGGAGCTCCTGCTCTGCGACGAGCCGACCGGCGCCCTCGACACGATGACGTCTCACGACGTGCTCGACCTGATCTCCCGGATTCGCGACGAGTACGGGACGACCGTGGTCATGGTCACGCACAACGAGGGCATCGCCCCGATGGCCGACCGCGTCGTCCGCGTGCGCGACGGGCTCATCGTCTCGGACCTGGCCAACGAGCGTCCCGTGCCCGCGTCTGACCTGGTGTGGTAG